The Anopheles coluzzii chromosome 2, AcolN3, whole genome shotgun sequence genome window below encodes:
- the LOC120947592 gene encoding antigen 5 like allergen Cul n 1-like, protein MASIWTFVAIVSCLVGGLQSQTDYCATSYCRNNLVNIGCNPPASPGGAGCVGLSPVVITLNSTIQSLILAEHNSRRSQLALGQLAPFLPAVRMPTLSWDAELAKQAGNNARNCTYKHDSCRNTAVYAYAGQNLALTQFYGMTMTIAQLVTGGISSWWSEYNVTTLGQIAAYPSNYVGSPIGHFTQMASDQTSKIGCAMQNWLSGTWKTYYFVCNYAVTNIVSRPVYKTGAVGLNCTTGRNPTYTGLCSPSEIVNPVPN, encoded by the exons ATGGCAAGCATTTGGACATTCG TTGCGATCGTGAGCTGTCTGGTCGGTGGGCTGCAGTCTCAAACCGACTACTGTGCCACTAGCTACTGTAGGAACAATCTTGTCAACATCGGATGCAACCCCCCAGCCAGCCCGGGCGGTGCCGGTTGCGTGGGGCTTAGCCCCGTCGTCATAACGCTCAACTCCACGATACAGTCGTTGATCCTGGCCGAGCACAACTCGCGCCGCTCGCAGCTGGCCCTGGGTCAGCTGGCACCGTTTCTGCCGGCAGTTCGCATGCCCACCCTTAGCTGGGACGCGGAACTTGCCAAGCAAGCGGGCAACAATGCGCGCAACTGTACGTACAAGCACGATAGCTGCCGCAATACGGCCGTCTATGCGTATGCTGGGCAGAATCTTGCGTTAACGCAGTTCTACGGTATGACCATGACAATTGCGCAGCTGGTGACTGGTGGTATCAGTTCCTGGTGGAGTGAGTACAACGTCACTACGCTCGGTCAAATCGCTGCTTATCCATCGAATTATGTGGG ATCTCCAATCGGACACTTTACGCAGATGGCAAGTGATCAGACCAGCAAGATTGGATGTGCCATGCAGAATTGGTTGAGCGGGACGTGGAAAACGTATTACTTTGTGTGCAACTACGCCGTCACAAACATCGTTTCCCGTCCGGTGTACAAGACGGGAGCGGTCGGTTTAAACTGTACTACCGGGCGCAATCCCACCTATACCGGGCTGTGCTCTCCGTCAGAAATTGTTAATCCTGTTCCGAACTAA